A region of Mycoplasmopsis bovirhinis DNA encodes the following proteins:
- the rpsH gene encoding 30S ribosomal protein S8: protein MFITDPISDLVVRVKNANARKHRSLSVPYSVKKEAIVKLIEREGYISSYSVEGEGVKKSLVITLKYKKNQSAIVGIKRVSKPGLRVYVKSDEIPAILSGYGTVIISTSKGLMTGTEARKENVGGEIIAYIW from the coding sequence ATGTTTATTACAGATCCAATTTCAGATTTAGTTGTTCGTGTTAAAAACGCTAACGCTAGAAAACATAGATCACTTTCAGTTCCTTATTCAGTTAAAAAAGAAGCTATCGTTAAATTAATTGAAAGAGAAGGGTACATTTCTTCATATTCTGTTGAAGGTGAAGGAGTTAAAAAATCATTAGTAATCACTTTAAAATACAAAAAGAATCAATCAGCAATTGTTGGTATTAAAAGAGTTTCAAAACCTGGTTTAAGAGTTTATGTTAAATCAGATGAAATTCCAGCTATTTTATCAGGTTATGGTACAGTAATTATCTCAACATCAAAAGGACTAATGACAGGTACAGAAGCTAGAAAGGAAAATGTAGGTGGTGAAATCATCGCTTACATTTGATAG
- a CDS encoding type Z 30S ribosomal protein S14, whose protein sequence is MARKALIEKAKRHPKFSTRAYTRCELCGRPHAVLRKFKVCRVCFRNLAHEGKIPGVKKASW, encoded by the coding sequence ATGGCAAGAAAAGCATTAATTGAAAAAGCTAAACGTCATCCAAAATTTTCTACCCGTGCTTACACACGTTGCGAATTATGTGGTAGACCACACGCAGTTTTAAGAAAATTTAAAGTTTGCCGTGTATGTTTTAGAAATTTAGCACACGAAGGTAAAATTCCTGGTGTGAAGAAAGCGAGTTGATAA
- the trpS gene encoding tryptophan--tRNA ligase produces the protein MKRLVSGIKPTGDLTLGNYIGAIKNFVKLQNEYESYIFVADLHALTTGKVNSKEFKEQRESIVALYAACGLDFHKNAIFYQSQILEHSQMQWLALCQTTLGELKRMTQFKDQASKLKQGNGTEKIPTGILTYPTLMAGDILLYNPDVVPVGEDQIQHLELTRNIAQRFNKNYQTNLKIPQAIVPKVGSKIKSLNDPNVKMSKSQKNPKSTIYLLEDPKSAYKKVLKAVTDSENKIYLSESKPGILNLLNIYAGINDLSLEQAAEIFRDSNYKDFKEEVAKAVKDLLIQIQTKYQYYLKNVDAIISVGAQKAQLLAKQTINNLQLKIGLYGENDESK, from the coding sequence ATGAAAAGATTAGTGAGTGGTATTAAACCAACTGGTGATTTAACTTTAGGTAATTATATTGGTGCTATAAAAAACTTTGTGAAATTACAAAATGAATATGAGTCATATATTTTTGTGGCTGATTTACACGCTTTAACAACTGGTAAAGTTAACTCAAAGGAATTTAAAGAGCAAAGAGAATCAATTGTTGCACTCTATGCAGCTTGTGGACTTGATTTTCACAAAAACGCAATCTTTTACCAATCACAAATTTTAGAACATTCACAAATGCAATGGTTAGCTTTATGTCAAACGACCTTAGGTGAATTAAAACGTATGACTCAATTTAAAGATCAAGCTTCAAAATTAAAACAAGGTAATGGCACTGAGAAGATTCCAACTGGTATTTTAACTTATCCTACTTTAATGGCTGGAGATATTTTGCTGTATAACCCTGATGTTGTACCAGTTGGTGAAGATCAAATTCAACATTTAGAATTAACGAGAAATATTGCTCAAAGATTTAATAAAAACTATCAAACTAATTTGAAAATTCCTCAAGCAATCGTTCCAAAAGTTGGTTCCAAAATTAAATCATTAAATGATCCAAATGTAAAAATGTCAAAAAGTCAAAAAAACCCTAAGTCAACAATTTATTTGTTAGAAGATCCAAAAAGCGCTTATAAAAAAGTTTTAAAAGCTGTAACTGATTCTGAAAATAAAATTTATCTTTCAGAATCAAAACCTGGCATTTTAAATTTATTAAATATTTATGCTGGGATTAATGATCTTAGTTTAGAACAAGCTGCCGAAATTTTCAGAGATTCAAATTATAAAGATTTTAAAGAAGAAGTGGCTAAAGCTGTTAAAGATTTATTAATACAAATTCAAACTAAGTATCAATATTATTTAAAAAATGTTGATGCTATTATTAGTGTTGGAGCTCAAAAAGCCCAACTACTCGCGAAACAAACAATTAATAATTTACAATTAAAAATTGGACTATACGGAGAAAATGATGAAAGCAAATAA
- the rplR gene encoding 50S ribosomal protein L18: MAKLSRNQARKQKHNRSRHYIKGTAAKPRLNVFKSHQNLYAQLIDDIQGVTLTSASTLTFPEYGGNVAAAAKLGALMGEKINQLKISEVVFDRGGYIFHGRVKAFADAVREKGVNF, translated from the coding sequence ATGGCAAAATTATCAAGAAATCAAGCTAGAAAACAAAAACACAACCGTAGCCGTCACTACATTAAAGGGACAGCTGCAAAACCTCGTCTTAACGTTTTCAAATCACACCAAAACTTATATGCTCAATTAATTGATGATATTCAAGGAGTTACTTTAACAAGCGCATCAACTTTAACTTTCCCAGAATATGGGGGAAACGTGGCTGCAGCTGCTAAATTAGGTGCTCTAATGGGTGAAAAAATTAACCAATTAAAAATTTCTGAAGTTGTATTTGACCGTGGTGGATATATTTTCCATGGACGTGTTAAAGCATTTGCAGATGCAGTTAGAGAAAAGGGAGTTAACTTCTAG
- the rplE gene encoding 50S ribosomal protein L5: MLKERYLEKAVPALKEKYNYSSLMQVPRIEKVVLNMTAGKEVSNSKAIEEVLNELTLISSQKPFETKAKKSNASWKLREGMPMGGKVTLRRERMWEFLEKLINIALPRVRDFRGVNPKAFDGRGNFALGIKEQIIFPEIEFDKIRRIKGLDVLIVTSANTDDEARSLLELLGVPFEKKGAK; the protein is encoded by the coding sequence ATGTTAAAAGAAAGATATTTAGAAAAAGCTGTTCCTGCTCTTAAAGAAAAATACAACTACTCATCATTAATGCAAGTTCCAAGAATTGAAAAAGTTGTTTTAAATATGACTGCTGGTAAAGAAGTATCAAATTCAAAAGCTATTGAAGAAGTATTAAATGAATTAACTTTAATTTCAAGTCAAAAACCATTTGAAACTAAAGCCAAAAAATCAAATGCCTCATGAAAATTACGTGAAGGTATGCCTATGGGAGGGAAAGTTACCCTTCGTAGAGAAAGAATGTGAGAGTTCTTAGAAAAATTAATTAACATTGCATTGCCACGTGTTCGTGATTTTCGTGGTGTTAATCCTAAAGCTTTTGATGGTAGAGGTAACTTTGCTTTAGGGATTAAAGAACAAATTATTTTCCCTGAAATAGAATTTGACAAAATTCGTCGTATTAAGGGATTAGATGTTTTAATTGTTACAAGTGCAAATACTGATGATGAAGCAAGAAGTTTATTAGAACTTCTTGGTGTACCATTTGAGAAAAAAGGAGCTAAATAA
- the obgE gene encoding GTPase ObgE, whose protein sequence is MARFIDEITISLQGGKGGNGMISFRREAHVDKGGPDGGDGGRGGHIYFVGDEGKNTLLSFYKNKHIKAEDGVNGGPKNLYGANAKDTYIKVPIGTLVYNGKKLIADVIEPKIPYLVAKGGKGGRGNNKFKTSKNTAPKIAENGMPGEKYEAKIVLKILSDVGVVGKPSAGKSTFLNAISNAKAKVADYEFTTLVPQLGMVKYDDKSFTIADLPGLIQGASLGKGLGIQFLKHIERCRIIAHIIDFGSTNKDPINDYEVINYELKSYNLKLEQKPQLIIANKSDMEVFATNLKKFKAKYPNLEVIQISAIFRENLEIVRAKLAELVQKYANSTVEKTNEDEIKVIEYEPDFIVTSPYKGHFNVSGKKVQELYYKIPLNSYDNLVRFNNILKKIGVWDELIKREINPGDTVTIFDFEFEWENEN, encoded by the coding sequence ATGGCAAGATTTATAGATGAAATAACGATTTCTTTACAAGGTGGAAAAGGTGGAAATGGGATGATTTCATTTCGCCGTGAAGCCCACGTTGATAAAGGTGGGCCTGATGGAGGCGATGGAGGCCGTGGTGGTCATATTTATTTTGTTGGTGATGAAGGAAAAAATACTTTACTTAGTTTTTACAAAAATAAACACATTAAAGCCGAAGATGGTGTTAATGGTGGCCCTAAAAACTTATATGGAGCTAATGCTAAAGATACTTATATTAAAGTTCCAATTGGTACTTTAGTATATAATGGTAAAAAGTTAATTGCTGATGTTATTGAACCAAAAATACCATATTTAGTTGCAAAAGGTGGTAAAGGTGGAAGAGGTAATAATAAATTCAAAACCTCAAAAAACACTGCACCTAAGATTGCTGAAAATGGTATGCCTGGAGAAAAGTATGAAGCAAAAATAGTTCTAAAAATATTATCAGATGTTGGGGTAGTTGGAAAACCTTCAGCGGGTAAATCAACTTTTTTAAATGCAATTTCTAATGCAAAAGCTAAAGTAGCAGATTATGAATTTACCACCCTAGTTCCACAACTAGGTATGGTAAAGTATGATGATAAATCGTTTACTATTGCTGATTTACCTGGTTTAATACAAGGAGCTTCGCTTGGTAAAGGTTTAGGTATACAATTTTTAAAACATATTGAAAGGTGCCGAATTATTGCTCATATCATTGATTTTGGTTCAACTAATAAAGATCCAATTAATGATTATGAGGTAATTAATTATGAACTTAAAAGTTACAACCTTAAATTAGAACAAAAACCGCAATTAATAATTGCAAATAAATCAGATATGGAAGTTTTTGCTACAAATCTGAAAAAATTCAAAGCAAAATATCCAAATCTTGAAGTAATTCAAATTTCAGCAATTTTTAGGGAGAATTTAGAAATAGTTAGAGCTAAATTAGCAGAACTAGTGCAAAAATATGCAAATTCAACCGTTGAAAAAACTAATGAAGATGAGATAAAAGTTATTGAATATGAACCTGATTTTATTGTGACTTCTCCATATAAAGGTCATTTTAATGTTAGTGGCAAAAAGGTTCAAGAGCTATATTATAAAATTCCTCTTAATTCATATGATAACTTAGTTCGTTTTAATAATATTTTGAAAAAAATAGGTGTTTGAGACGAACTTATTAAAAGAGAAATAAATCCTGGTGATACAGTAACTATTTTTGATTTTGAATTTGAATGAGAAAATGAAAATTAA
- the rplF gene encoding 50S ribosomal protein L6 encodes MSRVGNRVLAIPAGTSVSVEGSKVTVKGALGTLTREFSPLISVVVENNEVRTVRANDQKTTKQLHGTTNSHISNMILGVSKGFRKDLEIKGVGYKAVLTGSQLVISAGYSHNVTLNVPSDVKVTVAKPTEVSVEGINKQSVGHFASLVRDVRRPSVYSGKGISYKGEQIRRKEGKTASKK; translated from the coding sequence ATGTCTCGTGTCGGAAATCGTGTTTTAGCAATCCCAGCTGGAACAAGTGTTAGTGTTGAAGGTTCTAAAGTTACTGTTAAAGGTGCTTTAGGAACATTAACTAGAGAATTTAGTCCATTAATCTCTGTTGTTGTTGAAAATAATGAAGTTAGAACAGTTCGTGCTAACGACCAAAAAACTACCAAACAATTACATGGTACAACAAACTCACATATCTCAAATATGATCTTAGGAGTTTCAAAAGGATTCCGTAAAGATCTAGAAATTAAAGGGGTTGGATACAAAGCAGTCTTAACTGGTTCTCAATTAGTTATCTCTGCAGGTTACAGCCATAACGTTACTTTAAATGTTCCATCAGATGTTAAAGTTACTGTTGCAAAACCAACTGAAGTTTCAGTTGAAGGAATTAATAAACAAAGTGTTGGACACTTTGCTTCATTAGTTCGTGATGTTAGAAGACCAAGTGTTTACTCAGGTAAGGGTATTTCTTACAAAGGTGAACAAATCAGACGTAAAGAAGGGAAAACAGCTTCTAAAAAATAA
- a CDS encoding GIY-YIG nuclease family protein yields the protein MKIKTLKTRQRLVFLYNLIMNNFSLDIIKKVNNSANKPGIYLWKNSLKQIIYIGKAKNIKKRLKQYLQGSLNSYKTTKMIDELNDFEVIYTLNERDALHLEEKMIKEHKPKFNIKLVNSQKNPYIKVSLNQKNLITFSFSSKVIKKDPKDTSFYFGPLFYNDEHKNFINVLKSIYTYKDGLLITKQSHRKGIEIFHEIKEIFEFKNNNFNKKLVDLEKTFAEKLDFQSALMYKKAQEFLTKTRQPQVTEIQKIILIDYIYFKQINHFIFVALKTYNYGIVTNIFIKYYEYSGLFNEFIEGFLNTYYNDKLLPKIIYLNKEIDAFDLILNDQIQKVVRFAKGGINNTILENLKINIKEKYNSFGLSLNSVILQELSLKLGFKDLINNLYIFDNSFQNQKDGVGVVLVFNLKTSTKPKVYKWSLAEKIKKFNTEDDLKYMYLNALQFLKVNQDKISQHDLFIADGAINQINEIKEALQNYNFSNKVIGLVKNHKHKTSKVINDQNKVLDLNIETFNFLTNIQILVDKRAKEYLNKTRNKLLTNSILVNIPGVGKKVEEKLFRTFGNIKNLNNASLDQISKVVNQTLACKIKTYLDENFDD from the coding sequence ATGAAAATTAAAACTTTAAAAACAAGGCAACGCCTTGTTTTTTTATATAATTTAATTATGAATAATTTTTCTTTAGACATAATCAAAAAAGTCAATAATTCAGCAAATAAACCAGGAATTTATTTATGAAAAAATTCTTTGAAACAAATCATATATATTGGTAAAGCTAAAAATATTAAAAAACGTTTAAAACAATATTTACAAGGCTCATTAAATTCTTATAAAACCACTAAAATGATTGATGAATTAAATGATTTTGAAGTTATTTACACCCTTAATGAGCGCGATGCTTTGCACCTTGAAGAAAAAATGATTAAAGAACATAAACCAAAATTTAATATTAAATTAGTTAATTCACAAAAAAACCCATATATTAAAGTTTCTTTAAACCAAAAAAACTTAATTACTTTTAGCTTTAGCTCGAAAGTAATTAAAAAAGATCCAAAAGATACTTCATTTTACTTTGGCCCATTATTTTATAATGACGAGCACAAAAACTTTATTAATGTTTTAAAAAGCATTTATACTTATAAAGATGGTCTTTTAATTACAAAACAAAGTCATCGAAAAGGTATTGAAATCTTTCATGAAATAAAAGAAATTTTTGAATTTAAAAATAATAATTTTAATAAAAAGCTTGTAGATTTAGAAAAAACCTTTGCTGAAAAATTAGATTTTCAAAGTGCTTTAATGTACAAAAAAGCACAAGAATTTCTAACTAAAACTAGGCAACCGCAAGTTACTGAAATTCAAAAAATTATTTTAATTGATTATATTTATTTTAAACAAATTAACCATTTTATCTTTGTAGCTCTTAAAACTTATAATTATGGAATTGTTACTAATATTTTTATTAAATATTATGAATATAGTGGCTTATTTAATGAGTTTATTGAGGGTTTTTTAAATACTTATTATAATGATAAATTACTGCCAAAAATAATTTATCTGAACAAAGAAATTGATGCGTTTGATTTAATTTTAAATGATCAAATCCAAAAAGTTGTTAGGTTTGCTAAAGGCGGTATTAATAACACTATTTTAGAAAATTTAAAAATTAATATTAAAGAAAAATATAACTCTTTTGGCTTAAGTTTAAATTCGGTAATTTTGCAAGAGCTAAGTTTAAAACTTGGTTTTAAGGATTTAATAAATAATTTATATATATTTGATAATTCATTTCAAAACCAAAAAGATGGAGTTGGAGTTGTACTAGTTTTTAATCTAAAAACTAGTACAAAACCCAAAGTATACAAATGATCTTTAGCAGAAAAAATTAAAAAATTTAATACTGAAGATGATTTAAAATATATGTATTTAAATGCATTACAATTTTTAAAAGTAAACCAAGATAAAATCAGCCAACATGATTTATTTATAGCTGATGGCGCTATAAACCAAATTAATGAAATTAAAGAAGCTTTACAAAACTATAATTTTAGTAATAAAGTTATTGGGTTAGTTAAGAATCATAAACATAAAACTAGCAAAGTTATTAATGATCAAAACAAAGTTTTAGACTTAAACATTGAAACATTTAACTTTTTAACTAATATTCAAATTTTAGTTGACAAAAGAGCTAAAGAATATTTAAATAAAACACGTAATAAATTATTAACTAATTCTATTTTAGTTAATATCCCTGGGGTTGGAAAGAAAGTTGAAGAAAAATTATTTAGAACTTTTGGCAATATAAAAAATCTCAATAATGCTTCCTTAGATCAAATATCTAAAGTAGTAAATCAAACTTTAGCATGTAAAATTAAAACATACTTAGATGAAAATTTTGATGACTAG
- a CDS encoding type III pantothenate kinase translates to MLYLDLGNSCLKIGYKDTFNNLKVKIISLKELNISSLKTCLKQITNEFKNFSKALLASVNFEIQEQLLNFLKIFKIKTYLINHKFLKNNLKILINQEINFNEVGIDILLNSYFISQKYNSAILVSLGTASVITKISDQNLLGVIIMPGVETSLNSLFHNASLINPLKLDYEINKSLGTNTQEAISIGIIKGFYYSIQGLINDLNENNLPVFYTGGNLKYFQNLNLENIIEYCVINALDLIYQKCKLKFK, encoded by the coding sequence ATGCTTTATTTAGATTTAGGTAATTCATGTTTAAAAATTGGTTATAAAGATACTTTTAATAATTTAAAAGTTAAAATAATATCTTTAAAAGAATTAAATATTAGTTCTCTTAAAACTTGTCTTAAGCAAATAACTAACGAATTTAAAAATTTTTCAAAAGCACTTTTAGCAAGTGTTAATTTTGAAATACAAGAACAATTATTAAACTTCTTAAAAATTTTTAAAATTAAAACATATCTTATTAACCATAAATTTTTAAAAAATAATCTTAAGATATTGATTAACCAAGAAATAAACTTTAATGAAGTAGGGATTGATATTTTGTTAAATAGTTATTTTATATCTCAAAAATATAATTCAGCAATTTTAGTTTCTTTAGGAACAGCTAGTGTTATAACTAAAATTTCAGATCAAAATCTTTTAGGAGTAATTATTATGCCTGGTGTTGAAACTAGCTTAAATTCGTTATTTCACAATGCTTCTTTAATCAATCCTTTGAAGCTAGATTATGAAATTAATAAATCTCTAGGCACAAATACCCAAGAAGCTATTTCTATAGGGATTATTAAAGGTTTTTATTACTCAATTCAAGGTTTAATTAATGATCTTAACGAAAATAATTTACCAGTATTTTATACTGGCGGAAATTTAAAATATTTTCAAAATCTTAATTTAGAAAATATTATTGAGTATTGTGTTATAAATGCTTTAGATTTAATTTATCAAAAATGCAAGCTTAAATTTAAATAG
- the leuS gene encoding leucine--tRNA ligase: MYKHKEIEKKWQEIWEQTKAFATTDNHEKKFYALDMFPYPSAAGLHVGHPEGYTATDIVARYKRLNGFDVLHPIGWDAFGLPAEQYALKTGNHPASFTQENIKTFKKQLKSLGISFDWDKEIDTTDPKYYQWTQWIFKKLYEHDLAEIKEIDVNWCQELGTVLANEEVITDENGIRVSERGNFPVVRKPMRQWVLKITAYAEKLLEGLNEVDFSESLKSLQENWIGKSLGHVVKFQIENSDQFIEVFTTRLDTIFGASFLVLAPEHSLINQVKNNKEVSEFLEYAKTISDRDRIANQKEKVGVYTNLNVIHPITKEVLPVWTSNYVLNTYGTGAIMAVPQEDERDHEFALKYNLAIFSIIPNKDYGLENSNFSNLDKAQITKIIYEFLAKQNKVQTHISYKLRDWIFSRQRYWGEPFPVYFDQNNNIYLDQKIVELPYMENIKPSLTGESPLANNKNWLYFEKDGKKYRRETNTMPQWAGSSWYFLAYILKNADGTYLDIQSQEAYQRFQKWLPVDLYIGGQEHAVGHLIYSRFWHKFLYDLKIVPVSEPFLKVVNQGMILGPDGQKMSKSRGNVINPDEIVNNYGADTLRVYEMFMGPLTDTKEWSESSIKGIRKWLDRVEVIISKFALDKTLIDPSYQDKDFNSIWQITIKEVTEAIEQLKFNIAISKLMVFINVLYKVRKLNNLKPLVDFLTMLSTLAPHLSEELLEKLNQKQIKDQVWPSFDQSLLKIEAVKVVVQVNGKVRAIIEKDINMDQDRLWELAQNHPNVQKFIAGKEIKHKEFIKGKIIIFNI, encoded by the coding sequence ATGTATAAGCACAAAGAGATTGAAAAAAAATGGCAAGAGATTTGAGAGCAAACTAAAGCTTTCGCAACAACTGACAACCATGAGAAAAAATTTTATGCCTTAGATATGTTTCCTTATCCTTCGGCTGCAGGGTTGCATGTGGGACATCCTGAAGGATATACAGCTACTGACATTGTCGCTCGTTATAAACGTTTAAATGGTTTTGATGTCTTACATCCAATTGGTTGAGATGCTTTTGGACTTCCTGCCGAACAATATGCTTTAAAAACAGGAAATCATCCAGCAAGCTTTACCCAAGAAAATATTAAAACTTTTAAAAAACAACTTAAAAGTTTAGGAATTTCATTTGATTGAGATAAAGAAATTGATACTACTGATCCAAAATATTATCAATGAACACAATGAATTTTTAAAAAATTATATGAACATGACCTTGCAGAAATTAAAGAAATTGATGTAAATTGATGCCAAGAACTTGGAACAGTTTTAGCTAACGAAGAAGTAATTACTGATGAAAATGGAATAAGGGTTAGTGAACGAGGTAATTTCCCAGTAGTGCGCAAGCCAATGCGCCAATGAGTTTTAAAAATAACTGCCTATGCTGAAAAACTTTTAGAAGGATTAAATGAGGTTGATTTTTCTGAATCATTAAAATCATTACAAGAAAATTGAATTGGAAAATCACTTGGTCATGTTGTTAAATTTCAAATTGAAAATTCAGACCAATTTATTGAAGTTTTTACTACTAGACTTGATACAATTTTTGGAGCAAGTTTTTTAGTTCTAGCTCCTGAACACTCATTAATAAATCAAGTTAAAAATAACAAGGAAGTTTCAGAGTTCTTAGAATACGCTAAAACAATTAGTGATCGTGATAGAATTGCTAACCAAAAAGAAAAAGTTGGAGTTTACACTAATTTAAATGTAATTCACCCAATTACCAAAGAAGTTTTACCAGTATGAACTTCAAATTATGTTTTAAATACTTATGGAACAGGTGCTATTATGGCTGTCCCTCAAGAAGATGAAAGAGACCATGAGTTTGCACTTAAATATAATTTAGCAATTTTTTCAATTATTCCTAATAAAGATTATGGATTAGAAAATTCTAATTTTAGTAATTTAGATAAAGCACAAATTACTAAAATTATTTACGAATTTTTGGCAAAACAAAATAAAGTACAAACCCATATTTCCTATAAATTAAGAGATTGAATTTTTTCACGTCAAAGATATTGAGGAGAACCATTTCCAGTTTATTTTGATCAAAATAATAATATTTATTTAGATCAAAAGATTGTTGAATTACCATATATGGAAAATATTAAACCATCTTTAACTGGTGAATCACCTTTAGCTAATAATAAAAATTGACTATACTTTGAAAAAGATGGTAAAAAATATCGCCGTGAAACTAATACAATGCCTCAATGAGCTGGCAGCTCATGGTACTTTTTAGCTTACATCTTAAAAAATGCTGATGGAACTTATTTAGATATTCAAAGTCAAGAAGCATACCAAAGATTTCAAAAATGACTCCCAGTAGATTTATATATTGGAGGTCAAGAACATGCGGTAGGTCATTTAATTTACTCAAGATTTTGACATAAATTTTTATATGATTTAAAAATTGTTCCGGTATCTGAACCATTTCTTAAAGTTGTTAACCAAGGAATGATTCTTGGACCTGACGGTCAAAAAATGTCTAAAAGCCGTGGTAATGTGATTAACCCTGATGAAATTGTTAATAATTATGGAGCTGATACATTAAGAGTTTATGAAATGTTTATGGGACCATTGACTGATACTAAAGAATGAAGCGAAAGTTCAATTAAAGGAATCCGTAAATGACTTGATCGTGTTGAAGTTATTATTTCAAAATTTGCTTTAGATAAAACTTTAATTGATCCTAGCTATCAAGATAAAGACTTTAATTCAATATGACAAATAACAATTAAAGAAGTAACTGAAGCAATTGAACAACTTAAATTTAATATTGCTATTAGCAAGCTTATGGTCTTTATCAATGTGCTTTATAAAGTTAGAAAACTTAATAATCTTAAACCATTAGTTGATTTTCTTACCATGCTTTCTACTTTGGCTCCGCATTTATCAGAAGAATTATTAGAAAAATTAAACCAAAAACAAATTAAGGATCAAGTATGACCTAGTTTTGATCAAAGTTTATTAAAAATAGAAGCTGTTAAAGTAGTTGTGCAAGTTAATGGGAAAGTACGTGCTATAATTGAAAAAGATATAAATATGGATCAAGACAGACTATGAGAATTAGCACAAAATCATCCAAATGTACAAAAATTTATTGCCGGTAAAGAAATCAAACATAAAGAATTTATTAAGGGTAAAATTATTATCTTTAATATTTAA
- the rpsE gene encoding 30S ribosomal protein S5 has product MNATKETKVNNPQPKTGTKEVFVKKGPKTPFNRDQKPGVKKEGENQKREFNPKRKQFSKDRRPRVESEYSEKLIDVARVTKVVKGGRRFSFSAFVVIGNKKGSVGFGHGKANEVPDAIKKAVKDAKNHLVTVPLNEKTGTIPHEVNAKFLSSRVILKPASKGKGLIASGTVRAVVELAGYSDIVTKTYGSRSKANVVKATVKALLSLRTPEQIADIRDKDVKELKK; this is encoded by the coding sequence ATGAACGCAACAAAAGAAACCAAAGTAAATAATCCACAACCTAAAACAGGAACTAAAGAAGTTTTTGTTAAAAAAGGACCTAAAACTCCATTTAATCGTGATCAAAAACCTGGTGTTAAAAAAGAAGGTGAAAACCAAAAAAGAGAATTTAATCCAAAAAGAAAACAATTCTCAAAAGACCGTCGTCCAAGAGTTGAATCAGAATATAGTGAAAAATTAATTGATGTTGCACGTGTAACAAAAGTTGTTAAAGGTGGAAGAAGATTTAGCTTCTCAGCTTTCGTAGTTATTGGAAATAAAAAAGGTAGTGTTGGATTTGGACACGGTAAAGCTAATGAAGTTCCAGATGCAATTAAAAAAGCTGTGAAAGATGCTAAAAACCATTTAGTAACAGTTCCGTTAAACGAAAAAACCGGAACTATTCCTCACGAAGTAAACGCTAAATTCTTATCTTCAAGAGTAATCTTAAAACCTGCATCTAAAGGGAAAGGACTTATTGCTTCTGGAACAGTACGTGCAGTTGTTGAACTTGCAGGTTATAGCGATATTGTTACTAAAACATATGGTTCACGTTCAAAAGCTAATGTTGTTAAAGCAACAGTTAAAGCTCTTTTATCATTAAGAACACCTGAACAAATTGCAGACATTAGAGATAAAGATGTAAAGGAACTTAAAAAATAA
- the rplO gene encoding 50S ribosomal protein L15, with product MAVKLHNLKFTEGSRVEKHRKGRGHAAGKGKQAGKGQSGQNKRKGHRLGFEGGQTPWFRRIGKRGFTNVNHVEYQVVNLKDIEERFENNAQITVEALFEAGLVKRRLPIKLLGNGQLTKKVTITVNKASASALEAVEKAGGKVIEL from the coding sequence ATGGCAGTTAAATTACATAACTTAAAATTCACTGAAGGTTCAAGAGTTGAAAAACACCGTAAAGGTCGGGGACATGCCGCTGGTAAAGGTAAACAAGCTGGTAAAGGTCAATCAGGACAAAATAAACGTAAAGGTCATAGATTAGGGTTTGAAGGTGGACAAACTCCATGATTCCGCCGTATTGGAAAACGTGGATTTACTAATGTAAATCACGTTGAATATCAAGTGGTTAATTTGAAAGATATTGAAGAAAGATTTGAAAATAATGCCCAAATTACAGTTGAAGCATTATTTGAAGCCGGTCTTGTAAAAAGACGTTTACCTATTAAATTATTAGGAAATGGTCAACTAACTAAAAAAGTAACTATAACTGTTAACAAAGCTAGTGCTAGTGCTCTTGAAGCAGTAGAAAAAGCAGGTGGAAAAGTAATCGAATTATAA